One stretch of Miscanthus floridulus cultivar M001 chromosome 18, ASM1932011v1, whole genome shotgun sequence DNA includes these proteins:
- the LOC136524449 gene encoding BTB/POZ and MATH domain-containing protein 2-like, translated as MATTLDFALPGPVTRSYRLVPIEFPPFKAGDCSWCIYYYPNGRSTSSADYISIFIAGAGGRAVTDEPVKARVSFTLLDRAGEPVPGHSCSGVWEYSKLDWYGCDLFIHKESLEASEYLVDDRLTIECVVSVERAYDLQQRLSLDPDVTFQVGGEAFSVHRCVLAAKSPVFEAELARESTLAAGACCIHIDDMLPQVFKSVLHFVYTDSLPEMTTGPEEESIMAEHLLVAAARFDMQELKLICEETLSSDINVNTVTKTLGLAVQHHCHMLRDACIEFLGDPPVLEAVMATDHDILELVAKNCPMLLKEMWAYEDDPMQDELAMCF; from the exons ATGGCGACGACGTTGGATTTTGCATTGCCTGGCCCGGTGACCAGGAGCTACCGCCTCGTG CCGATCGAGTTTCCCCCTTTCAAGGCTGGGGATTGCTCCTGGTGCATCTACTACTACCCCAACGGCCGCTCCACCTCCAGCGCAGACTACATCTCAATCTTCATTGCCGGCGCTGGCGGCAGAGCAGTCACCGACGAACCTGTCAAGGCACGAGTTAGTTTCACTTTGCTCGATCGTGCCGGGGAACCCGTGCCTGGTCACTCCTGCTCAGGCGTATGGGAGTACTCTAAACTCGACTGGTACGGCTGCGATCTTTTCATCCACAAGGAGTCTTTGGAGGCGTCGGAGTATCTCGTCGACGACCGCCTCACTATCGAGTGCGTCGTCTCCGTAGAAAGGGCGTACGACTTGCAGCAGCGTCTCTCGTTGGATCCCGACGTCACGTTCCAAGTCGGCGGCGAGGCGTTCAGCGTCCACAGGTGTGTTCTTGCTGCCAAGTCGCCGGTGTTCGAGGCGGAGCTCGCAAGAGAGAGCACCTTGGCAGCAGGGGCTTGCTGCATACACATCGACGATATGCTGCCTCAGGTGTTCAAGAGCGTGCTACATTTTGTGTACACAGATTCGTTGCCGGAGATGACGACGGGGCCAGAAGAAGAGTCGATCATGGCTGAGCACTTGCTGGTAGCCGCGGCCAGGTTCGACATGCAGGAGCTCAAGCTGATTTGCGAGGAGACACTGAGCAGTGACATCAATGTGAATACTGTCACGAAGACATTGGGACTGGCTGTACAACACCACTGCCATATGCTTAGGGACGCCTGCATTGAGTTTCTTGGAGATCCTCCTGTACTCGAGGCGGTCATGGCGACCGACCATGACATACTCGAGCTTGTAGCTAAAAATTGCCCTATGCTTTTGAAGGAGATGTGGGCGTATGAGGATGACCCAATGCAAGATGAGTTGGCCATGTGCTTCTGA